Proteins encoded by one window of Halosolutus amylolyticus:
- the phnE gene encoding phosphonate ABC transporter, permease protein PhnE, translating into MSGTAATDPESGADAADRVVDRLERIRHSRRIQVVVATGLVVTVAMLFAQALSAVGFFSESYQWDFFAESLRDFFPITLYFTGLPFVEGIPFIDYRQYWAFISDRNLLFDPASFDQFVANPIGFVFGSDLGIFSLFGEAGITLAIGFAGTILGFPLALLFGILGSERVTPFPFNFLFRGTMSAIRSIPALVWALIYIPLAGLTPLAALLAVGTDTVGNLGRLFTDELEEIEDGPIEAMETTGASRPQVIVFGMLSQVRTSFIAWTLYIFEINVRIAVSLGIIGAGGLGEILDIQQGLFQFTNAMATLLCIFLLIISVELFSQRIRSRLREDDDPMGLGELLLGLPRRLVESLAR; encoded by the coding sequence ATGAGCGGGACCGCCGCAACGGATCCCGAATCGGGAGCCGACGCCGCCGACCGCGTCGTCGATCGACTGGAGCGCATCCGCCACTCCCGGCGCATCCAGGTCGTCGTTGCTACGGGGCTCGTCGTCACCGTCGCCATGCTCTTCGCCCAGGCGCTCAGCGCGGTCGGCTTCTTCAGCGAAAGCTACCAGTGGGACTTCTTCGCCGAATCGCTCCGGGACTTCTTCCCGATCACGCTGTACTTCACGGGGCTGCCGTTCGTCGAGGGAATCCCGTTCATCGACTACCGCCAGTACTGGGCGTTCATCAGCGATCGGAACCTCCTCTTCGATCCGGCGAGTTTCGATCAGTTCGTCGCGAACCCGATCGGCTTCGTCTTCGGAAGCGACCTCGGGATCTTCTCGCTCTTCGGCGAGGCGGGGATCACGCTTGCGATCGGGTTCGCCGGGACGATCCTCGGCTTCCCGCTCGCGTTACTGTTCGGCATCCTCGGCTCCGAGCGCGTGACGCCGTTCCCGTTCAACTTCCTGTTCCGGGGCACGATGTCGGCGATCCGGTCGATCCCGGCGCTCGTCTGGGCGCTGATCTACATCCCCCTGGCCGGACTGACGCCGCTCGCGGCCCTGCTCGCCGTCGGCACCGACACGGTCGGGAACCTCGGCCGCCTGTTCACCGACGAACTCGAGGAGATCGAGGACGGCCCGATCGAAGCGATGGAGACCACCGGCGCCAGTCGTCCGCAGGTCATCGTCTTCGGGATGCTGAGCCAGGTGCGGACCTCCTTTATCGCCTGGACGCTGTACATCTTCGAGATCAACGTCCGCATCGCCGTCTCCCTGGGAATCATCGGTGCCGGCGGACTCGGCGAGATCCTCGACATTCAGCAGGGGCTGTTCCAGTTCACCAACGCGATGGCGACGCTTCTGTGTATCTTCCTGCTGATCATCTCCGTCGAACTGTTCAGCCAGCGGATCCGATCGCGGCTCCGTGAGGACGACGACCCGATGGGCCTCGGCGAGTTGCTCCTCGGCCTGCCCCGGCGGCTGGTCGAGTCGCTCGCGCGCTGA
- a CDS encoding DNA polymerase sliding clamp has protein sequence MFKAIVSAETLTSALDSVSVLVDECKIHLEEDGLEIRAVDPANVGMVDLSLDAAAFESYDADGGLIGVDLSRLEDIAGMAESGQLIQLELDEETRKLHIQIDGLEYTLALIDPDSIRQEPDIPDLDLPAEVILEGKDVNRSVKAADMVSDHIALGVDEGEEYFYVDAEGDTDDVHLELTEADLIDLQVGPAHSLFSLDYLKDMNKAIPSDTEVTLHLGEEFPVKIYFGFGDGQGQVTYMLAPRIQSD, from the coding sequence ATGTTCAAGGCCATCGTGAGCGCGGAAACGCTCACCAGCGCGCTCGACTCGGTGAGTGTGCTGGTCGACGAGTGCAAGATCCACCTCGAGGAGGACGGCCTCGAAATCCGGGCCGTCGATCCCGCGAACGTCGGAATGGTCGACCTCTCGCTCGATGCGGCAGCGTTCGAATCCTACGACGCTGACGGCGGGCTGATCGGCGTCGACCTCTCCCGGCTCGAGGACATCGCGGGCATGGCCGAATCCGGCCAGCTGATCCAGCTCGAACTCGACGAGGAGACCCGGAAACTCCACATCCAGATCGACGGGCTCGAGTACACGCTCGCGCTGATCGACCCCGACTCCATCCGTCAGGAGCCGGACATTCCGGACCTGGACCTGCCCGCCGAGGTCATCCTCGAGGGCAAGGACGTCAACCGATCGGTGAAGGCGGCGGATATGGTCTCCGATCACATCGCGCTCGGCGTCGACGAGGGCGAGGAGTACTTCTACGTGGACGCGGAGGGCGACACCGACGACGTCCACCTCGAACTCACCGAAGCGGATCTGATCGACCTGCAGGTCGGCCCGGCCCACTCGCTGTTCTCGCTGGACTACCTCAAGGACATGAACAAGGCCATCCCGAGCGACACCGAGGTCACGCTCCACCTCGGCGAGGAGTTCCCCGTCAAGATCTACTTCGGCTTCGGGGACGGCCAGGGTCAGGTCACCTACATGCTGGCGCCACGTATCCAGAGCGACTGA
- a CDS encoding 23S rRNA (uridine(2552)-2'-O)-methyltransferase has product MTRRDDYYNRAKQEGYRSRAAYKLKQLDDLENVISGGDTVVDLGAAPGGWLQVAAEKVGPQGAVIGVDLQRIKDLDDSSLNDRIETIRGDMTEEKTRERVVDAAGGSVDAVISDMAPNMSGEYSLDQARSLHLARQAFETALELLDTGGNFVVKVFEGPDVDDFRADVEDEFQYVRATAPKASRDESSEIYLVAKGRLTAPVRAGDELDVEIVDVGSEGDGIASIDGYRLFVPDTETGDTVRVRVEDVKPNFGFAEPVDRD; this is encoded by the coding sequence ATGACACGACGAGACGACTACTACAACAGGGCGAAACAGGAGGGGTACCGATCGCGGGCGGCCTACAAGCTCAAACAGCTGGACGACCTCGAGAACGTCATCTCCGGGGGCGACACCGTCGTCGACCTCGGTGCCGCACCCGGCGGCTGGCTCCAGGTCGCCGCCGAGAAGGTCGGCCCACAGGGGGCCGTCATCGGCGTCGACCTCCAGCGGATCAAAGACCTCGACGACTCCTCCCTGAACGATCGGATCGAGACGATCCGGGGGGACATGACCGAGGAGAAGACGCGCGAGCGCGTCGTCGATGCTGCGGGCGGTTCCGTGGACGCCGTCATCTCAGACATGGCTCCCAACATGTCCGGCGAGTACTCGCTCGACCAGGCCCGATCGCTCCACCTCGCGCGACAGGCGTTCGAGACGGCGCTCGAACTCCTCGATACGGGCGGGAATTTCGTCGTGAAGGTCTTCGAGGGCCCCGACGTCGACGACTTCCGGGCCGACGTCGAGGACGAGTTCCAGTACGTTCGCGCGACGGCCCCGAAGGCGTCTCGCGACGAGTCGTCCGAGATCTACCTCGTCGCGAAGGGCCGACTCACGGCCCCGGTCCGGGCGGGCGACGAACTCGACGTCGAGATCGTCGACGTCGGTAGCGAGGGCGACGGGATCGCCTCCATCGACGGCTACCGACTGTTCGTTCCGGACACCGAGACCGGCGACACCGTCCGGGTTCGCGTCGAGGACGTCAAACCCAACTTCGGGTTCGCAGAACCCGTCGATCGGGACTGA
- a CDS encoding phosphonate ABC transporter ATP-binding protein → MSQITVDGLTKEYGDTVALDDVSFEIDSGEFVVVLGVSGSGKSTLLRCINGLTAPTDGTVAIDGDRITSPRDDVAMIFQRHNIIGQMSAYSNALTGSLSRNGFVRSLLRLQNRDEKLRALEALETVGLLDEAQQKARQMSGGQQQRVGIARALVQQPNVLLADEPVASLDPGSAQQVMNYLRAAATDRGLTGMVSLHQVNLARKFGQRFIGLHDGTKVFDGYRDELTIDAIDEIYGDIDTEGMVVVADDDGSSAVDNQGAV, encoded by the coding sequence ATGAGCCAGATAACTGTGGACGGGCTTACGAAAGAGTACGGCGACACCGTCGCGCTCGACGACGTCTCCTTCGAGATCGACTCGGGGGAGTTCGTCGTCGTGCTCGGCGTCTCCGGGTCCGGAAAGTCCACCCTGTTGCGATGTATCAACGGACTCACGGCCCCGACCGACGGCACCGTCGCGATCGACGGCGATCGGATCACGAGCCCCCGCGACGACGTGGCGATGATCTTCCAGCGACACAACATCATCGGCCAGATGAGCGCCTACTCGAACGCGCTCACGGGTTCGTTGAGTCGGAACGGGTTCGTCCGAAGTCTCCTTCGTCTCCAGAACCGCGACGAGAAACTCCGCGCGCTCGAGGCGCTCGAGACCGTCGGTCTCCTCGACGAGGCCCAGCAGAAAGCCCGTCAGATGAGCGGCGGCCAGCAACAGCGCGTCGGGATCGCCCGGGCGCTCGTCCAGCAGCCGAACGTCTTGCTCGCCGACGAACCGGTCGCGAGCCTCGACCCGGGGAGCGCCCAGCAGGTCATGAACTATCTCCGGGCCGCCGCCACGGATCGCGGCCTGACCGGGATGGTCAGTCTCCACCAGGTCAACCTCGCCCGGAAGTTCGGCCAGCGATTCATCGGCCTCCATGACGGGACGAAAGTGTTCGACGGCTACCGCGACGAACTCACGATCGACGCGATCGACGAGATCTACGGCGACATCGACACCGAGGGAATGGTCGTGGTGGCGGACGACGACGGGTCGTCCGCCGTCGACAACCAGGGGGCGGTCTGA
- a CDS encoding PhnD/SsuA/transferrin family substrate-binding protein — protein sequence MPRKTGGRRVTRRDVLQSGSAVGLTAMAAGCLGESDDGDGNGGDGSDEITMVLNPAESSVDIQEQYRPLAEHIESEADVSVELKRAGSYVATLQDIRSDRAHLADTSPSAAVAARDAADVVGMRVQYGAARYFSLITTTPDSGIEELSDLEGETIAMGSQLSVSGTLVPMTMLKDAGLDTGSAPDGDPVDFEAEHSDHDTAREHLFNRPEIVAATTGAFSTAGHVPQEQFDELSEDFAEISAEYENAGTEDEELQLLAVSDPIPRAPIMARSNWDDPVREDVEEAILNAEPEDLSHEEGYEGEELWFSNVVEGSHEDYEPIQQVLDELGLEFEDIS from the coding sequence ATGCCTCGCAAAACAGGTGGACGACGCGTAACGCGACGAGACGTGCTGCAGTCGGGCAGTGCTGTCGGCCTCACCGCGATGGCCGCCGGCTGTCTGGGGGAGTCGGACGACGGGGACGGCAACGGCGGTGACGGGAGCGACGAGATCACGATGGTCCTCAACCCCGCGGAGTCGAGCGTCGACATCCAGGAACAGTACCGGCCACTGGCCGAGCACATCGAGTCGGAAGCCGACGTCTCGGTCGAACTCAAGCGAGCGGGCAGTTACGTGGCGACGCTACAGGACATTCGTAGCGATCGCGCCCACCTCGCGGACACGTCACCGTCGGCCGCCGTCGCGGCCCGCGACGCCGCCGACGTCGTCGGGATGCGCGTCCAGTACGGGGCCGCGCGGTACTTCTCGCTGATCACCACGACACCCGACAGCGGGATCGAGGAGTTGAGCGATCTCGAGGGGGAGACGATCGCGATGGGGTCGCAGCTCTCCGTGTCGGGGACGCTCGTCCCGATGACGATGCTCAAGGACGCCGGGCTCGACACCGGGTCGGCCCCGGACGGCGATCCGGTCGACTTCGAGGCCGAGCACTCGGATCACGATACGGCGCGCGAGCACCTGTTCAACCGGCCGGAGATCGTGGCGGCGACGACCGGCGCCTTCTCGACGGCGGGCCACGTGCCACAGGAACAGTTCGACGAACTCTCCGAGGACTTCGCGGAGATCTCCGCCGAGTACGAGAACGCCGGTACCGAAGACGAGGAACTGCAACTGCTGGCCGTCTCCGATCCCATCCCGCGCGCGCCGATCATGGCCCGATCGAACTGGGACGACCCGGTTCGCGAGGACGTCGAGGAGGCCATCCTCAACGCCGAACCGGAGGACCTCAGTCACGAGGAGGGGTACGAGGGCGAGGAACTCTGGTTCTCCAACGTCGTCGAGGGCTCCCACGAGGACTACGAACCCATCCAGCAGGTCCTCGACGAACTCGGACTCGAATTCGAAGACATTTCGTAA